GGGTGTGTACATTGTACCCGGTGCCTTCTTGGAAGATGTGAACAAGACCATCATTCACACAAACACTAAGATTGGTGATGTTTGCCACGGTAACGAAGGCCTTATCCGATGCATCTTCGACTACACACGGCATGAGACACAGCTGTGGCACAACTCCTGTGCTGATCAGTTTGCTAAGTGGTAAGTTTCAAAGTGGTTACTCTCGTGCCAATAAGATATTTGCTCACAACGGCATTAGGAAAGTCGATTTCGTCAAACTGGACTTTGTCACCCCTGGATCGCCCGACAATGGTCAGATGCTCCCTCCTGATGGAAGTGGCTCCGTCATTGCATGGCACAAGGCCATTCAGCAGTCCGGCCGCAAGATGCGCCTGGACATCTCCTGGAAGCTTGACCGGACTCAGAAGTTCTTTAACATCTGGAACTCCAATGCCGACTCCATGAGAACCGACCAGGATCtcaacaacagccagcaACCTACCTTTGTGTCATGGGAGGTAGTTCAGCGAGCCTTTGACAACTATCGTCAATGGATCATTGCTGGTCTGGAGTTCTTTGACCACCTGAACATCTATCCCGATATGGATAACCTTCTTGTCGGTAACAACGCCACCATCACCGGAATCACGGACGCACAGCGACAGACGGTCATGACACACTACATCGGAGCGGGCGCCAACCTCATTATCGGCTCTGACCTCACCCATCTCGACAAATTTGGCCGGAATTTGCTCACCAACAAGGCGGCTCACAACGTTGCCGACTTCACTGCACAGTACCCCATGCAGCCCCGCAACCCCGGCACGGGAGGACAGGAtgccaagcagctgcaggcctgGATCGCAGGCCCTGCGCCAAACGGAAAGGCCGTTGTTGTCCTCGCCAACTACGGACCCGATCTCGGCCAGGGTGGATTCAACGGCACCAGCACCGGTGACGAGTGGGTTTCGGCTTCATGGGAGGACCTGGGCATCAAGGGAACCTATAGCGTCCACGATGTCTGGAACAACAAGAACCTGGGCAAGCAGAAGAGCGGCGTCAAGGCGAAGCTGGGACCTGGCGAGAGCGTCCTGTTGACTCTGACTCGGGCATAGAGGTCGATGATTTTCGGTTCATTAGGTGAACAAAAGCCTGATTGAACATGTATTCGCAAATTAGATAGCtagagaaataaaaaagacaTGTTAATGCAGTACCTCTGAAACGTCATCTGCATCCCGTAAGCTGTGCTGTCAACATCTGCATCTCAGAAACCGCCCCCACGGCATGTCTAACCAGGTGCTGCAGGGTAGCCCAACATGCGTGGCACTGTCAAGGATTTGATCTGCAGCATGTCTCACACCCGCATTTGcagatagagagagacatGCATGTCGATAGTCCAGCCAGTGGTAATAATAGGAGAGCTCCAAGCGATATCCTCTTTCAGGCCTCAACACTTGCATTAGGGAAGCTTGTTAGTCTCGGAGAGCCACTGGGACTAGCCCACGAGGGCCATGACACGCATTGATGAATCCCGGtgctgatgaagacgaaACACATGGCCGGACATGACATGATGAGGGAAAAGCGCCGGACATTCATGCATATCTTGGGCATGATTCAACGTTGTGAGTGCCTTAGTCGTACATACCCCGTACCCTGTAGTACCTTAGATGAAGCAAACAATGAAATGGACGAATCAGCTCACAGAATATCAGACGGAACACGGAGAAAATAATGATACGCCATCTATCTGTGACATCTTCGtcaccagccacagcatcCAGCCCAACAAAACGCCACACTAGCGGAACCACGTGTGGCTGTCACGGTACCCCACCATGCCACTTTCGGCTTGATCAGAAGAGCGTAAGGTGGTCATAACTCGCCATATAGTAGCTCCATGCTAATGACATTTGACTTTCGTCCTTCATACCGCTCCTATTAAGCTTCTTTACACTTCCTCAACCGTTTCTCCATCCAATTCCCGTCTTTTGAGAACCCAATTGCCTCTCGTGTCTCCCCAGCGAGAGCTCATGCCGCTTCGGATTGCTCAGCTTCCAGtgtagcagcagccatgaacGGCCACTTTTCCGCCGTCGGTGACCAGCCGGCGAACGGCAATTATGACCATGGTTGTCAGGTCatagatgaagagaaggagtTCAAGTATGTGCCGGAAAGCTCCTGTTGTGGTGATTCGAGCCAAGGTGGAAGCTAATGCGAAATCCCTCGCCGTCATAGCCGCAACCTCAACGACTACCTCCAGACCATGCACGTTGCCGAGGCAGGCTTCAACTACCACCTCATCTCTGTGTTTGGATCTCAGTCTACAGGAAAGTCGACCCTCCTGAACCACCTCTTCGGCACTACATTCTCTGTCATGTCCGAGACGGAACGCCGTCAAACGACCAAGGGTATCTGGCTGTCCAAGAACAAGCGCGAGACAAGTGCCGGAACCCCGATGGCAGATAACATTCTCGTTATGGATGTCGAGGGTACCGACGGCCGAGAGCGTGGAGAGGACCAGGATTTCGAGCGAAAGAGCGCCCTGTTTGCCCTCGCTACTAGTGAGGTTCTCCTGATCAACATCTGGGAACACCAGGTTGGCTTGTACCAGGGAGCCAACATGGGCCTGCTCAAGACGGTGTTTGAAGTCAACTTACAGTTGTTTTTGAAAGACAAAAAGTAAAGAACCTCGCCCCACTGGTTTACAGGCCACGAGCATTCCAAGACATGCGCCAATTGAAGCTCACGTGCTAACAGTCTACCGCAGCTCGACCCCCCGATCTCTCCTATTCTTCGTCATCCGAGACCACATTGGAGTGACACCGTTGTCGGCGCTTCAAAACACATTGATTCAAGATCTTACGAAGATCTGGTCATCCATTTCCAAGCCAGAGGGTCTGGAGCAGTCCCGTATTGAAGACtactttgactttggctttGCAGCTCTACCCCACAAGATTCTACAAGGAGAAAAGTTTGAGAGTGAAGTCGCGCAACTGGGAGCGAGATTCACCACGGGACACCGAGTAGGAAAGGCTGACGACGGCGTTGCGGAGACCGAGGGCGGTATTCTCCTGCCCGAGTATCACAGGAGAATTCCCGCAGATGGACTGTCGGTGTACACAGAGGGCATCTGGGATCAAATCGTGAACAACAAGGACCTCGACCTGCCAACGCAGCAAGAGCTTCTAGCTCAGTTCCGATGTGACGAGATATCTCGAGAAGTCCTGGTTGCCTTTGACCTGCTTCTGACCCCACTTGAGGAGCAGCAGGCCCAAGCCTCTAAGCTCGGCAAGGCTATTGTGCTTCCCGATCTGGGTACCACAGCTAGCCAGGCCCGTGAAAAATGCTTCAGAGCTTTTGAAGTGCAGGCTAGCCGATACCACAAGGGCGTCTACAGCCGAAAGAAGcaggagctggagagcaaGGTCGACGGTCGACTCAAGGCCCTGTACCAGGGACAACTCGCAGCAGCTCACAAAGCCGGAGTCGCGGCCTTTAGCGAAGCCGTTTCAAACAAGGTAAAGGCCGGGCAAAAGGCCGGTGGAGCTTATGAATTTGCCGAAATCGTCTccaacgagaagaagaagactacGGAAATCTTCAAGGCAGAGGTAGACAGCCTTGCGATTGAGGGCGTCGAGTGGACCAACTTTGTGTCTCAGAACCAGCTCTTCGAGGCTGAACTCGATGAGGTTAGCAGCAAGCTGCGCAAGGACGAAATCCGCCGGCTAGCCACGCGGGTGGAGCGTTGGGTCAAGTCACGGTTGGGCGATGCCGTCGGCCTAGAGTTCAATAAGCTAGGATCCGGCAGAGGAGGCTCGGGAGCGCCCGAGGAAGGCCAAAAGCCGGCGACGGAAAAGGACCTCTGGGACCGAATCTGGAAAGTCTTTACCGGAATAGTCAGCGAAGCCGAGACCCGGTTTGCTGACCGAGCCAAGAGCTTCGATGCCAGCGATTCTGAAGTCGAAGTTGGCCTGTGGCGCCTCCGACGTAAGAGCTGGACGGCTCTCagagagaagattgaggaggaggtcaTGGAGGGCAACATCCTCTTGAAGCTTAGGGAAAACTTCGAGGACAAGTTCCGATATGACGATGCTGGTGTGCCGCGCATCTGGAGGCCAACGGACGACATCGAGGGTATCTATACAAAGGCGCGGGAGTCTACGCTCACATTAATACCCCTTCTTTCCAAgttcaagctgctggctAATAACGCATCTCCGGATCTGATTGGATTCATTGGCGTGCAGCCCGCCGgagttgaagctggcgacgaggaggatcTCGCTCCCATCGGCGGcgtcgatgaagaagagggcaagagccttgaggaggagatgacGGTGCTGAGTGAGAATAAGCGACAAGACCTAGTCGTGCGCTTCAAGAAGACAGCCGATGGCGTCTATGTTGAGGCCAAGCGAAGCGCCATTGGCGGCATGACCCAAGTGCCGTGGTACTTTTATGTGCTGCTTCTCGTTCTCGGCTGGAACGAAATCTGGATGGGTAAGGAATATCCTTGGAAGAGACTTTTAGATTTTCCGGCTTTGACTAACTTTTCATTCCAGTTCTGCGCAATCCGCTCATGTTCATCCTTCTCATCTTGCTTGGTGGAGGAACTTATACTGCGTGGTACCTCAACCTCCTGGGCCCCATGATGCAAATGGGCAATGCCGCTGTCAACCAGGGCATGGATATTGCTAAGCAGCAGCTGCGCGAGTTCGTCAACAATTCAGACACTGCACGACAGGCGCTGGCCATGCCCGCGAGGCAAGACAGCGACATCAGCATGGACACGCTGGATAGCcgtggaaagaagaagactgaGTCTGAAAGCCTGGAGGACATTTAGATGTGAAACAGAAAAATAAACGGAACCCGGAGGCAACATATGAGAAGAGTAAAAGCGCCCTTTGTATAAATTCTCGAGACATTGTCGGACATTGGCGGACACAAGAGCGTATAGCATTGATGAGCGAACAGGATACGAATAATGTCTACACAAGATAAAATAAAGCTGATTTATCCAATTCAATACTAAAATTTAACTACCAAACGCCGATGCCCTGCCCATTGATTCCCTTTCATGATATATCTGCAACGCCGATCCGTATGCGCACCCTGGTTGAAGACTATGATTTGAAAAGTATAGTCGAAGTTGAGAAAAATCTGTCCATGCCCTGTTTTTGTCTCCTTTGATATTCTCTAGAACGCTTCTTGACCTGCTGGGGTTCCAAACCATGACGCTAGCTCATTCCCTTGTTTTTCTTCACCCCCAGACATAAAAAAGTCGGTCAACTTGCTCGTCTCACCGTCATCGTCGGCAGGCCATTCGATTTTGACGCCGTTACCCTTGCTCTCGAGCATGTCCTTGGCGGTGCCCCAGCTAAAACGACATTCAGAGCCCCATCCAAAGAGAGGATGCATATTGTTCCTCAGCCACCCTACTGTCTTGGAATCGGATGGATATCCAGAGCCCCATTCCATGGGAGAGTCTTCAGATGGAGCCTCCTCACCGTTGGTGGCGGCAGTGGCGACCTGACGGGCGTAGAAGAGCGTTTCGAGAGCAGCGTCACGGGTGACTTTTGCGCAGACGGAGGCGGCACTGACGCAGGCGTAGAGACTATCGGCCTTTTTGGCAACGGTGACCTTGGCGGTTGGGAACACTCGTTGGAGTTTGGCCTGGTAGGTGGCTGGGGGGCCGATGGTATCGACGTATATCTCCTTGATGTTGACGCCCTTTGCGTAGACGGCGCGGATGAGATCCATGGTTGCGTCCAT
The sequence above is drawn from the Trichoderma breve strain T069 chromosome 5, whole genome shotgun sequence genome and encodes:
- a CDS encoding ribonuclease HII domain-containing protein, with product MEEDTPVPDSTAPASSTMPSSGTFVPPSVSSHRDTLISGATFSHYSSIPPALLPTDPSDPSTAPPCVLGVDEAGRGPVLGPMVYGIFFLPTDISDPLLRETHHFDDSKVLSAAVRSQLMETLCTPGSDLHESCGWATTALSARDIGANMMKPVSYNLNAQAMDATMDLIRAVYAKGVNIKEIYVDTIGPPATYQAKLQRVFPTAKVTVAKKADSLYACVSAASVCAKVTRDAALETLFYARQVATAATNGEEAPSEDSPMEWGSGYPSDSKTVGWLRNNMHPLFGWGSECRFSWGTAKDMLESKGNGVKIEWPADDDGETSKLTDFFMSGGEEKQGNELASWFGTPAGQEAF
- a CDS encoding alpha galactosidase A domain-containing protein encodes the protein MTGRLLSALVLGLGVTGTVAAPNAKRTSSHGHQLKIISYKETPNGFRSSARGWNSFGIQANPLTLPSFKFDQEHVIEQCDHLVGLPGYDTCSLDSGWSVGDHGDEYGRILYDNTTFNIPALADHLHSKGLKLGVYIVPGAFLEDVNKTIIHTNTKIGDVCHGNEGLIRCIFDYTRHETQLWHNSCADQFAKWKVDFVKLDFVTPGSPDNGQMLPPDGSGSVIAWHKAIQQSGRKMRLDISWKLDRTQKFFNIWNSNADSMRTDQDLNNSQQPTFVSWEVVQRAFDNYRQWIIAGLEFFDHLNIYPDMDNLLVGNNATITGITDAQRQTVMTHYIGAGANLIIGSDLTHLDKFGRNLLTNKAAHNVADFTAQYPMQPRNPGTGGQDAKQLQAWIAGPAPNGKAVVVLANYGPDLGQGGFNGTSTGDEWVSASWEDLGIKGTYSVHDVWNNKNLGKQKSGVKAKLGPGESVLLTLTRA
- a CDS encoding root hair defective 3 GTP-binding protein (RHD3) domain-containing protein; protein product: MNGHFSAVGDQPANGNYDHGCQVIDEEKEFNRNLNDYLQTMHVAEAGFNYHLISVFGSQSTGKSTLLNHLFGTTFSVMSETERRQTTKGIWLSKNKRETSAGTPMADNILVMDVEGTDGRERGEDQDFERKSALFALATSEVLLINIWEHQVGLYQGANMGLLKTVFEVNLQLFLKDKNSTPRSLLFFVIRDHIGVTPLSALQNTLIQDLTKIWSSISKPEGLEQSRIEDYFDFGFAALPHKILQGEKFESEVAQLGARFTTGHRVGKADDGVAETEGGILLPEYHRRIPADGLSVYTEGIWDQIVNNKDLDLPTQQELLAQFRCDEISREVLVAFDLLLTPLEEQQAQASKLGKAIVLPDLGTTASQAREKCFRAFEVQASRYHKGVYSRKKQELESKVDGRLKALYQGQLAAAHKAGVAAFSEAVSNKVKAGQKAGGAYEFAEIVSNEKKKTTEIFKAEVDSLAIEGVEWTNFVSQNQLFEAELDEVSSKLRKDEIRRLATRVERWVKSRLGDAVGLEFNKLGSGRGGSGAPEEGQKPATEKDLWDRIWKVFTGIVSEAETRFADRAKSFDASDSEVEVGLWRLRRKSWTALREKIEEEVMEGNILLKLRENFEDKFRYDDAGVPRIWRPTDDIEGIYTKARESTLTLIPLLSKFKLLANNASPDLIGFIGVQPAGVEAGDEEDLAPIGGVDEEEGKSLEEEMTVLSENKRQDLVVRFKKTADGVYVEAKRSAIGGMTQVPWYFYVLLLVLGWNEIWMVLRNPLMFILLILLGGGTYTAWYLNLLGPMMQMGNAAVNQGMDIAKQQLREFVNNSDTARQALAMPARQDSDISMDTLDSRGKKKTESESLEDI